TCTCGTCATCCCATAGAAGCCGTGTTTTAGGCTTTGGTAAAAACTCAAACAAAAACGGCAAAAAATAAAAAACTCTATTTAAAGTTCACGGTCAGCGGTGAGGATAAAAGCCAAGCTTAAGCGTGTGACATTTAAAGCATAATCCCAATTTAAAGTTGAGGGTAAGTCTTTGGCTGTGTGGATCAGACGGTTGCTCTGGCTGCTGCGAGGATTGCCAGAGGTGGGGAAGGTCACTGGGTATTTTTCTTGGTACCAAGAAGAATGGTCACTGCATGGATAGCCACAAGAAGTGTTCTTTAAACTCAGGTGTGGCAGATAATTTTTTGCCACTTGATTTAAAAGTTGATTCAACTTTGGAGAAGAGAAATCCTGTTCTAAATAAATATGTTCTGCTTGGTCGGGTACCCCCAACATATCCAGTTGCAGGGCCGCAATGACATCTTTGTTTTGTAAGCGAAACTGTTTAGCAATTTCAGCAGAACCGATCAAACCTTGCTCTTCGCCTGCGTACCAAAAGAAGTTTAAAGTGTTTTGTGGTTGATAATTAGATTTTAAAATTGT
This region of Pseudobdellovibrionaceae bacterium genomic DNA includes:
- a CDS encoding M20/M25/M40 family metallo-hydrolase, which encodes LDIQKMLSDLDQDAFKTDLHFITQFPHRNARQSNNNEIEQIKKHIVDTLPTTQIPVSVDLITHKRTPQKSIHIQIQGKNPERHIVLGGHIDSINMGWGSSQAPGADDNASGSTAILQILRTILKSNYQPQNTLNFFWYAGEEQGLIGSAEIAKQFRLQNKDVIAALQLDMLGVPDQAEHIYLEQDFSSPKLNQLLNQVAKNYLPHLSLKNTSCGYPCSDHSSWYQEKYPVTFPTSGNPRSSQSNRLIHTAKDLPSTLNWDYALNVTRLSLAFILTADREL